Within Saccharomycodes ludwigii strain NBRC 1722 chromosome IV, whole genome shotgun sequence, the genomic segment CAAGATTCAAACTTGAATATAtgataaaaagaagagTAAGCTTGGCTTTATAGATGAATTGATACTCTATTGGATACTGCCCCTATGGTGACTTTACTATTTTAAGATTTAAGCCTGactctatatatatattttttcttctgtttttttttttttcctttttcttctgtttttctttttttttttttttattttattttattttattttcggGTGCGAGAATTTCCGagtttaatttgtttttatatgtatattttaatcaaatagtttaaaagtgaaaaagGTTTCTGAAATTAGATATTATAAGCAATATACTCTTTTTTGATTGTTATATAAAGCTGTTAAATGTCAAAACATTTTCGATCGTTTGACTTTTATCTCTTTTTAGAAGCCAGCtgtgaaaatattataaatgtttttttttttttttttttttttttttgatttaagATCGTTTAAAGTTTcctgctttttttttctttttttttttttttttttttttaagtttttatttggagaaaaaaaaaaataaaatattttgcaataaaaaataattgcaTTTCCAAAAcgtttttatctttttattcttttttatatgacTTTAATTTCAATCTTTATTCcatgtatttttattctttttttgtatgtATGAAACCAGTGACAGCCAACATTGATTAATTCTGCAGACTAATTCAGTAACCAaagtaaaacaaaacaaaacaaaacaaaacaaaataaaatgaataatgaaaaaagtgGAGAAAGTTTAAACTTGAATGATTCATTTCAAAAACTGACACTATCTTCTGATAACATTGAAGAATCTTATGCTGATATCACacaattattaaaagaccTTTCATCAAAATTAGAGCCAAAGACTATTGTTAAATCACCAttgtttgatttatttcaaGGGACCCATGCGCTGGAAATTAATAACGCCAAATTAGATACCGGTCTTATCGAAAACTCCGAagaagaattattatttgatacAAGTAAGATACCAACAGGTGAAAACGAACTCCAAATAGTCACTAGTATTTTAGACaagttatttaaattattggtTGTTTGGTTGGATGAATCACAAAGTTTAAGTAGCACCATCCTAAGTTGTAGATATGTGGAAACAATCTTGATTTATTACAGCAAGCACCTAACCATATTACCTTCATTTAACACTGGATCCGAAAACTTTGactttattttgaaaagtgGGGTCTGTggaattttatattttgtaaagtttatttgttttttaacttCACAAGGCGTTCTTTTAGAGGAAGAAGACATTAATACCCATTCTttagatataaatattttccaaaatatgGATAGCCCAGATGAAATTATACacttattaaatatttcaattgaaaaattatcaattaccaaaaattatgaattgatacttttattgaaaattatcCTTGGATTAAccaaaattgaaaaaatttttttcccatCCTCACCGAAGGCACAAACTGAGGGGTTAGTTGTGCTAGATTCAATCGAAGAAGATTgtagaaatattattaggcTGAATCCACATCATGAAGTTCCAAAGGGTTCATTTTCTAACTTGATCCAGAAAAacttaaataattttgctACACCCAGAGATGTTGCATCTACAGAAGGCGACTGCTATCAAAACATTGTGAGAATGGTTCAAGATGTTAAAGTAATTCTGAAATTAGACACTGCTAAAAATTCAATGGAAATTGAAAGATTTGctgaatattttaatttgctAGAACAAAAGCACCCATTGGCGAGAGCTATATTCCCCCTCTATTTAATGCGGAGTGACCAATCGATACTAGGGaacaaaacattttttgaATTCTTGTTTGAACAGATGAAAGAAATTATTCCTATAGTCCATGACGAAAAAATAGAACAATTATTACAAGATAGACATGCTGACTGCGAAAATTTGTGTTGCGTTTTGTTTGAATGGTATCAAAACaattctttaaataaatgCAGGATCAGACAAGGCTTTAGTAAACAAATGTTATTATGGGATTCAGCTCAGGCTAATTTGCAAGACTTAGATGCTTCAGACAATAATGCCGACTTTTATCCCAATATCAACAGTTGGatctatttaaaaaaattaaaaaccaTGATTGATTTCCAATTGAAAGGGTTTGAATTGGAGTTGTATAAAACTTGGGAGTCTTTTAGTATCTTTTGGAGTTGCTATTGTCTCTTGCGCCacaaagaaattttattaactaGTATTTTAGATTATATTTCTAAAGAAACCAGtcatattaaaaatataaataaaaaggctAAAAAACTACAAGGCGAGAGGAGggagaaaatgaaaaaacaGTACAAGTTAATGGTGAATACTGTCATGCCcgaattaattaaaacggggaaaaatattcaattcGAACtaatgaataataatatctgtaaaaaattatgcCTTGTAGAACTTATTCAATTTGGAATATTGAAGTCATATAATAAAGTAGACAATAAACTATCTAGTTCTATGGCTTGGAACGACCCAGAGTTATTGCATAATCTACGATTTAAAAGTTTCCAAAGCATTGGAATTCCTGAGTTGCCAAGTTTCAAAGAATATAACCAGGCACTAGAAGAATTGCTAATTCCAGAATCTCTGTTAGATGTTAAATTGGTCCAAACGGTTGATTTTATAGATAAAGAGTTACTAGAGGTTAAACATGGTATTGAACAGATCTTGAAAAGCATTGGAACTTCCAGAAAGGGTAAAAATAGTGATGATTtgtttaaaacaaatttaaatttagtgTTGGAAGAATCTTTTGTATGGTATACCAGCTTACTAA encodes:
- the MAK10 gene encoding Mak10p (similar to Saccharomyces cerevisiae YEL053C | MAK10 | MAintenance of Killer); its protein translation is MNNEKSGESLNLNDSFQKLTLSSDNIEESYADITQLLKDLSSKLEPKTIVKSPLFDLFQGTHALEINNAKLDTGLIENSEEELLFDTSKIPTGENELQIVTSILDKLFKLLVVWLDESQSLSSTILSCRYVETILIYYSKHLTILPSFNTGSENFDFILKSGVCGILYFVKFICFLTSQGVLLEEEDINTHSLDINIFQNMDSPDEIIHLLNISIEKLSITKNYELILLLKIILGLTKIEKIFFPSSPKAQTEGLVVLDSIEEDCRNIIRLNPHHEVPKGSFSNLIQKNLNNFATPRDVASTEGDCYQNIVRMVQDVKVILKLDTAKNSMEIERFAEYFNLLEQKHPLARAIFPLYLMRSDQSILGNKTFFEFLFEQMKEIIPIVHDEKIEQLLQDRHADCENLCCVLFEWYQNNSLNKCRIRQGFSKQMLLWDSAQANLQDLDASDNNADFYPNINSWIYLKKLKTMIDFQLKGFELELYKTWESFSIFWSCYCLLRHKEILLTSILDYISKETSHIKNINKKAKKLQGERREKMKKQYKLMVNTVMPELIKTGKNIQFELMNNNICKKLCLVELIQFGILKSYNKVDNKLSSSMAWNDPELLHNLRFKSFQSIGIPELPSFKEYNQALEELLIPESLLDVKLVQTVDFIDKELLEVKHGIEQILKSIGTSRKGKNSDDLFKTNLNLVLEESFVWYTSLLNSVSELKINAHGFIKNLSANSKKDKSECRVELVIPDKCNPMFPILKLYSGNNSNSMRVN